In the genome of Colletes latitarsis isolate SP2378_abdomen chromosome 9, iyColLati1, whole genome shotgun sequence, one region contains:
- the Rtc1 gene encoding RNA terminal phosphate cyclase 1 codes for MPAKVKNKVLTYEGCNYLRYRLLLSTLSGKPLRITDIRIKDDDPGLKEYEVSFIRLLDKITNGSRIELNETGTNLYYNPGLLHGGELEHDCSLQRGIGYYLEGIMILAPFCKSPVDIKLRGITNNTIDPCVDRIKATAVPILKRFLMGDNEVVFNIKKRGAAPLGGGEIHFKCPASRNVRTIQLQNSGMVKRIRGIACSIRVSPAIANRIVESAKGVLLKFLPDVYIHTDHCKGASSGKSPGFGLSLLAETTTEIVFGGEAFSPLMATGSLPCVPEDLGKEAAMKLIDEIYRNGCVDSPFQSMTAMFMALSKNDVSKVVTGPLTPAMIQFLRDLRDFFGTVFKIEPLREEDEITDQVVLTCVGVGYTNISKRTL; via the exons atgccGGCTAAAGTAAAAAATAAAGTTTTAACGTACGAAGGTTGCAATTATTTACGATATCGTTTGCTGCTATCTACGCTTTCAGGCAAACCGTTGCGAATAACTGATATTAGAATCAAAGATGATGATCCCGGGCTTAAAG AATACGAAGTGAGTTTTATACGTTTATTGGATAAAATTACAAACGGATCGAGAATAGAATTAAATGAAACTGGAACCAATCTATATTATAATCCTGGTTTATTACATGGTGGTGAATTAGAGCATGATTGTAGCTTGCAAAGAGGTATTGGCTATTATTTAGAAGGAATTATGATATTAGCTCCATTCTGTAAAAGCCCAGTTGATATAAAACTTAGAGGAATTACTAATAATACAATAG ATCCATGTGTAGACAGAATTAAAGCAACTGCTGTACCTATATTAAAAAGGTTCTTAATGGGTGATAACGAGGTTGTATTTAATATTAAGAAAAGAGGGGCAGCACCTTTGGGTGGTGGGGAAATACATTTCAAATGCCCTGCTAGCCGTAATGTCAGAACTATTCAA CTTCAAAATAGTGGCATGGTAAAAAGAATAAGAGGTATTGCATGTAGTATACGGGTATCTCCTGCCATTGCTAACAGAATTGTAGAGTCTGCTAAAGgtgttctattaaaatttttgccagatGTCTATATTCATACAGATCATTGTAAAGGTGCATCCAGTGGAAAATCACCAG GTTTTGGACTAAGTTTATTAGCTGAAACCACAACAGAAATTGTTTTTGGTGGAGAAGCATTTTCACCTCTAATGGCAACAGGTTCTTTACCTTGTGTGCCAGAAGACCTTGGTAAAGAAGCAGCTATGAAACTAATTGATGAAATTTACCG AAATGGATGTGTAGATTCACCTTTTCAAAGTATGACTGCAATGTTCATGGCACTGAGTAAAAACGATGTTTCAAAAGTTGTAACAGGACCTTTAACACCAGCAAT GATACAGTTTTTACGCGATTTACGAGATTTTTTTGGAACTGTATTTAAAATTGAACCACTTAGAGAAGAGGATGAAATAACGGATCAAGTTGTTTTAACTTGTGTGGGTGTAGGATATACTAATATAAGTAAACGAACattgtaa
- the LOC143345494 gene encoding tRNA-specific adenosine deaminase 1 isoform X2, whose amino-acid sequence MEDFADQIAKLCIEKYTKLSKTGKPSETEWTVLSGIVLKKPDGLLSLVALATGTKCLGEIDLINTKLYEEGCRLSDSHAEVLSRRAFLRYLYEQINLLLDGISSDIFTMDSMNKIKLKDGISFHFFTSQTPCGDCSIFLKDEFYENNTPPMKIGKYDCNDEGDLITKSCNNKKEQILRDIYRTGAKCVKTEQYQDPHLTGVNYHVIGPLRTKPGRGNPTLSLSCSDKMAKWNILGLQGSLLSILIPTIKVESITVGGKCPFSLEAMERGLYKRFNKEEIHRLKIMQAKFSFQQQKNSQRKNPCPSSIIWCAVRHRDTEIAVEGRKQGATRRKKGIEIYNCLHCWC is encoded by the exons ATGGAAGATTTTGCAGACCAAATTGCAAAGCTTTGTATAGAAAAATATACAAAACTTAGTAAAACTGGTAAACCTTCAGAGACAGAATGGACTGTATTGTCGGGTATAGTATTAAAAAAACCTGATGGTTTATTGTCTTTAGTAGCTTTGGCTACAGGGACAAAGTGTTTAGGGGAGATCGATTTAATAAATACGAAATTATACGAGGAAGGTTGTAGATTAAGCGATTCTCATGCTGAAGTTTTATCCAGACGTGCTTTTTTAAGATATTTGTATGAACAAATCAATTTACTGCTTGATGGCATTAGCAGCGATATTTTTACAATGGACAGtatgaataaaattaaattaaaagacgGAATATCATTCCATTTTTTCACAAGTCAAACACCTTGTGGAGATTGCTCTATATTTTTGAAAGatgaattttatgaaaataataCGCCACCAATGAAAATCGGAAAATACGATTGTAATGACGAAGGAGATTTGATTACGAAATCATGTAATAATAAAAAGGAACAGATACTTAGGGATATATATAGAACTGGTGCAAAATGTGTTAAAACTGAACAATATCAAGACCCTCATCTTACTGGAGTAAATTATCATGTAATTGGGCCATTGCGCACTAAACCAGGGAGGGGTAATCCTACTCTTAGTTTGTCTTGTTCAGATAAAATGGCAAA ATGGAATATTCTTGGATTACAAGGTTCACTTTTATCAATACTAATACCTACAATAAAAGTGGAAAGTATCACGGTTGGAGGAAAATGTCCCTTTTCTTTAGAAGCAATGGAACGTGGATTGTATAAACGATTTAATAAGGAGGAGATACACAGGCTAAAAATCATGCAAGCGAAATTTTCTTTCCAACagcagaaaaattctcaaagaaaGAATCCatgtccatcaagtatcataTGGTGTGCTGTAAGACATCG TGATACAGAAATAGCAGTCGAgggtagaaagcaaggagctacTAGAAGAAAGAAAG GAATTGAAATATATAATTGTTTACATTGCTGGTGTTAA
- the LOC143345494 gene encoding tRNA-specific adenosine deaminase 1 isoform X1: protein MEDFADQIAKLCIEKYTKLSKTGKPSETEWTVLSGIVLKKPDGLLSLVALATGTKCLGEIDLINTKLYEEGCRLSDSHAEVLSRRAFLRYLYEQINLLLDGISSDIFTMDSMNKIKLKDGISFHFFTSQTPCGDCSIFLKDEFYENNTPPMKIGKYDCNDEGDLITKSCNNKKEQILRDIYRTGAKCVKTEQYQDPHLTGVNYHVIGPLRTKPGRGNPTLSLSCSDKMAKWNILGLQGSLLSILIPTIKVESITVGGKCPFSLEAMERGLYKRFNKEEIHRLKIMQAKFSFQQQKNSQRKNPCPSSIIWCAVRHRDTEIAVEGRKQGATRRKKGSNLFITRRALFETFLRTCDRYYNLHCNIRHPKKITYLDCKKWSKNYQSLWNTLKMESFRAWPSKPSRTQTFVL from the exons ATGGAAGATTTTGCAGACCAAATTGCAAAGCTTTGTATAGAAAAATATACAAAACTTAGTAAAACTGGTAAACCTTCAGAGACAGAATGGACTGTATTGTCGGGTATAGTATTAAAAAAACCTGATGGTTTATTGTCTTTAGTAGCTTTGGCTACAGGGACAAAGTGTTTAGGGGAGATCGATTTAATAAATACGAAATTATACGAGGAAGGTTGTAGATTAAGCGATTCTCATGCTGAAGTTTTATCCAGACGTGCTTTTTTAAGATATTTGTATGAACAAATCAATTTACTGCTTGATGGCATTAGCAGCGATATTTTTACAATGGACAGtatgaataaaattaaattaaaagacgGAATATCATTCCATTTTTTCACAAGTCAAACACCTTGTGGAGATTGCTCTATATTTTTGAAAGatgaattttatgaaaataataCGCCACCAATGAAAATCGGAAAATACGATTGTAATGACGAAGGAGATTTGATTACGAAATCATGTAATAATAAAAAGGAACAGATACTTAGGGATATATATAGAACTGGTGCAAAATGTGTTAAAACTGAACAATATCAAGACCCTCATCTTACTGGAGTAAATTATCATGTAATTGGGCCATTGCGCACTAAACCAGGGAGGGGTAATCCTACTCTTAGTTTGTCTTGTTCAGATAAAATGGCAAA ATGGAATATTCTTGGATTACAAGGTTCACTTTTATCAATACTAATACCTACAATAAAAGTGGAAAGTATCACGGTTGGAGGAAAATGTCCCTTTTCTTTAGAAGCAATGGAACGTGGATTGTATAAACGATTTAATAAGGAGGAGATACACAGGCTAAAAATCATGCAAGCGAAATTTTCTTTCCAACagcagaaaaattctcaaagaaaGAATCCatgtccatcaagtatcataTGGTGTGCTGTAAGACATCG TGATACAGAAATAGCAGTCGAgggtagaaagcaaggagctacTAGAAGAAAGAAAGgtagtaatttatttataacaagacgtgctctttttgaaacatttttacgGACTTGTGATAGGTATTATAATCTTCATTGTAATATAAGACATCCAAAAAAAATAACATATTTGGACTGCAAAAAATGGTCTAAGAATTATCAAAGTTTATGGAACACATTGAAAATGGAGTCTTTCCGCGCTTGGCCTTCCAAACCAAGTCGCACACAAACGTTTGTGCTGTAA
- the LOC143345494 gene encoding uncharacterized protein LOC143345494 isoform X4: MSGAMQNVLLSSGYLMPLIGFGTYKIQGADIIYQVVDESLKVGYRSIDTATVYSNEKDIGYALKKLLPKYNLQRDDIFITTKLSPSENGNPKGIEHSVQRSLKALDTKYIDLYLIHWPGASGIPENSTNNSILRSKTWQKLVDLKRQGLIRSIGVSNYTVNHLKQLLQDCKGVPPAVNQVECHPHYQQKELIKYCNENGIHVQAYSSLGTSSNTDLLRDSCVTLIASQLNVSPAQLLLKWALQQGINGIFLDYKVHFYQY, encoded by the exons ATGAGTGGTGCAATGCAAAATGTTCTTCTCTCAAGTGGTTATCTTATGCctctcattggat TTGGCACATATAAGATCCAGGGAGCAGATATAATATATCAAGTTGTTGATGAAAGTTTAAAAGTAGGTTATAGGTCTATTG ACACAGCTACAGTGTATAGTAATGAAAAAGATATTGGTTatgctttaaaaaaattattacccAAATATAATCTTCAAAGAGATGATATTTTCATTACAACCAAACTTT CACCAAGTGAAAATGGAAACCCAAAAGGAATAGAACATTCTGTTCAAAGATCTCTTAAAGCACTTGATACTAAATACATTGATTTGTATTTAATTCATTGGCCGGGTGCTAGTGGTATACCAGAGAATTCTacaaataattcaattttaagaTCAAAAACCTGGCAGAAATTAGTAGATTTAAAAAGACAAGGGTTAATTAGATCTATAGGTGTATCTAACTATACTGTGAATCATCTAAAGCAATTATTACAAGACTGTAAAGGTGTACCACCAGCTGTTAATCAA GTTGAATGTCATCCGCATTACCAGCaaaaagaattaattaaatattgtaatGAGAATGGAATACATGTACAAGCATATTCTTCTTTAGGAACTAGTAGCAATACTGATCTTTTAAGAGACTCATGTGTAACACTTATAGCTTCTCAATTGAATGTATCACCAGCTCAGTTACTATTAAAGTGGGCCTTACAACAAGGAATTA ATGGAATATTCTTGGATTACAAGGTTCACTTTTATCAATACTAA
- the LOC143345494 gene encoding uncharacterized protein LOC143345494 isoform X3, whose product MSGAMQNVLLSSGYLMPLIGFGTYKIQGADIIYQVVDESLKVGYRSIDTATVYSNEKDIGYALKKLLPKYNLQRDDIFITTKLSPSENGNPKGIEHSVQRSLKALDTKYIDLYLIHWPGASGIPENSTNNSILRSKTWQKLVDLKRQGLIRSIGVSNYTVNHLKQLLQDCKGVPPAVNQVECHPHYQQKELIKYCNENGIHVQAYSSLGTSSNTDLLRDSCVTLIASQLNVSPAQLLLKWALQQGISVIPKAVKKEHIRDNIQLDFIIDEANMKVLSSLPQHKYAWDPSNVC is encoded by the exons ATGAGTGGTGCAATGCAAAATGTTCTTCTCTCAAGTGGTTATCTTATGCctctcattggat TTGGCACATATAAGATCCAGGGAGCAGATATAATATATCAAGTTGTTGATGAAAGTTTAAAAGTAGGTTATAGGTCTATTG ACACAGCTACAGTGTATAGTAATGAAAAAGATATTGGTTatgctttaaaaaaattattacccAAATATAATCTTCAAAGAGATGATATTTTCATTACAACCAAACTTT CACCAAGTGAAAATGGAAACCCAAAAGGAATAGAACATTCTGTTCAAAGATCTCTTAAAGCACTTGATACTAAATACATTGATTTGTATTTAATTCATTGGCCGGGTGCTAGTGGTATACCAGAGAATTCTacaaataattcaattttaagaTCAAAAACCTGGCAGAAATTAGTAGATTTAAAAAGACAAGGGTTAATTAGATCTATAGGTGTATCTAACTATACTGTGAATCATCTAAAGCAATTATTACAAGACTGTAAAGGTGTACCACCAGCTGTTAATCAA GTTGAATGTCATCCGCATTACCAGCaaaaagaattaattaaatattgtaatGAGAATGGAATACATGTACAAGCATATTCTTCTTTAGGAACTAGTAGCAATACTGATCTTTTAAGAGACTCATGTGTAACACTTATAGCTTCTCAATTGAATGTATCACCAGCTCAGTTACTATTAAAGTGGGCCTTACAACAAGGAATTA GTGTCATTCCCAAAGCAGTAAAGAAAGAACATATAAGAGATAATATACAGTTAGATTTTATTATTGATGAAGCTAATATGAAAGTTTTATCTTCTCTGCCTCAACATAAATATGCTTGGGATCCTTCTAATGTATGTTaa
- the Atms gene encoding RNA polymerase II-associated factor 1-like protein antimeros encodes MAPTIQTNGSTTERDKRTARPAEKRSELICRVKYCNTLPDIPFDPKFITYPFESTRFIQYNPTSLERNYKYEVLTEHDLGVEIDLINKDTYAGDVNAQLDPADEKLLEEDVLTPQDSKRSRHHARSVSWLRRTEYISTEQTRFQPQTVDKVEAKVGYSIKKNFKEETLYMDRESQIKAIEKTFEDNKVSIERHYSKPNVVPVEILPVFPDFKLWKYPCAQVIFDSDPAPTGRSVPAQIEEMSQAMIRGVMDESGEQFVAYFLPLEETLEKRRRDFTAEIDYADDEEYEYKMAREYNWNVKSKASKGYEENYFLVIRQDGVYYNELETRVRLSKRRQKVGQQPNNTRLIVRHRPLNANEFKMQRYREKQLEPPGEEDEDEEEEEEEEEEEPQQETEKADEREKSENEAGSKASSRASSRASSRKSRSRSKSGSRSKSRSRSPSKSRSGSHSRSESRSPSRSHSKSRSRSGTPQSKNSSKSRSRSKSASRSRSGSPTKSRSGSPSSSKSRSKSRSRSRSRSGSGSGSGSGSGSGESGSESE; translated from the exons ATGGCTCCTACAATTCAAACTAATGGTAGCACAACTGAAAGAGATAAACGTACAGCTAGGCCAGCAGAAAAAAG ATCCGAGTTAATATGTAGAGTTAAATATTGTAATACATTGCCAGATATTCCATTCGATCCCAAATTTATCACATATCCCTTTGAATCCACTAG ATTCATTCAATATAATCCAACATCATTGGAACGCAATTATAAATACGAAGTATTGACAGAACATGATTTAGGTGTGGAGATTGATCTTATAAACAAAGATACATATGCTGGTGATGTTAATGCTCAATTAGACCCTGCAGATGAAAAACTCCTAGAAGAAGATGTTCTTACTCCACAAGATTCTAAAAGATCAAGACATCATGCCAGAAGTGTGTCTTGGCTTAGACGTACAGAATATATTTCTACAGAGCAAACTAGATTTCAACCACAAACTGTTGATAAAGTTGAAGCTAAAGTCGGTTATAGCATCAAGAAGAACTTCAAA gAAGAAACATTATATATGGATCGTGAAAGTCAAATAAAAGCTATAGAAAAGACATTTGAAGATAACAAAGTATCAATTGAAAGACATTACAGTAAACCAAATGTGGTACCTGTAGAAATTTTACCAGTATTTCCAGATTTcaag ctGTGGAAGTATCCTTGTGCCCAAGTTATATTTGATTCAGATCCAGCTCCAACAGGACGTTCTGTGCCTGCTCAAATTGAGGAAATGTCACAAGCCATGATTCG AGGTGTAATGGATGAAAGTGGCGAACAATTTGTTGCTTACTTTTTACCTTTGGAAGAAACATTAGAGAAACGCAGGCGAGACTTTACAGCAGAAATTGATTATGCAGATGATGAGGAATATGAATATAAAATGGCTAGAGAATATAATTGGAATGTTAAAAGTAAAGCTTCAAAAGGATACGAAGAAAATTATTTCCTTGTTATAAGACAAGATGGG GTATATTATAACGAATTAGAGACTCGCGTACGTCTTAGTAAACGTCGTCAAAAAGTTGGACAGCAACCAAATAATACAAGATTGATTGTAAGGCATAGACCACTCAATGCTAATGAGTTTAAGATGCAAAGATACAGGGAAAAGCAATTGGAACCACCTGGAGAAGAAGATGAagacgaagaagaggaggaggaggaagaggaagaAGAGCCTCAACAAGAAACTGAGAAAGCTGATGAAAGAG AAAAATCCGAAAACGAAGCCGGATCCAAAGCATCATCTAGAGCATCTTCTAGGGCATCCAGTAGAAAATCTAGATCTCGTTCGAAGTCTGGTTCCAGATCAAAATCTCGATCTCGATCTCCGTCAAAATCCAGATCTGGTTCCCATTCGCGATCTGAATCACGGTCCCCTTCTAGATCACACAGCAAATCTAGATCAAGATCCGGTACTCCACAATCGAAAAACTCTTCTAAATCAAGGTCCCGGTCGAAATCAGCTTCAAGATCTCGTTCTGGTTCGCCAACTAAATCTCGATCTGGATCTCCATCGAGTTCAAAATCTAGATCAAAGTCGAGATCTCGATCGAGGTCAAGATCAGGCAGCGGCAGTGGCAGTGGTTCCGGTAGTGGCAGTGGTGAGAGTGGTTCCGAAAGTGAATAA